The Notolabrus celidotus isolate fNotCel1 unplaced genomic scaffold, fNotCel1.pri scaffold_240_arrow_ctg1, whole genome shotgun sequence genome includes the window GACGGTGTGACGTTGTGACGGTGTGAAGGTGCGACTGTGTGAAGGTGTGACGGTGTGAGGGTGTGAAGGTGCGACTGTGTGAAGGTGTGACGGTGTGAAGGTGTGAAGGTGTAATCTGTAAAGTCTGTCAGATGAAAACTCCCACATGTGCTTCCTTACCTGGCTGAGGATGTTCTTGTTTGGGGCGTTGTTCCCGTCCAGGTTCCACAGTCGGACTGTGTTGTCTGAGGAGCAGGACAGGAACAACCCAGGCAGTAGATGCCCCTCCCcctttctcccccctccctctgggTACACCTGTGGGAGACAGCAGAGGTGATGCTCacctttattattttagaatCTGTCACTGAACAGTCCCACCTGATGTAAGTGTGTTTAAtgtctgtgacctttgacctctgtgttCACACTGACCTCCAGGCTCCACACGCAGGACGAGTGATAGAGAGCAGAGTAAAGCTTTCCTGCCCTGCGAGGGTCACGGAGGTCTCTGACGTCCCAAACATAAACACTGTGATCGTTGTACACACATGACAACCGACCACtgctggggtcaaaggtcaacgcCACTGTGTCCGGATACCGGGCCTCCTGCCTGCAGGAGAACAGCTGACtgaagggggagaggaggaggagagacagagggggaggagtTACAGTGTTATCTGtatgtgttacctgtgtgtgtgtgttacctgtatGTGTTACCTGCGTGTGTATGTACGTGTGTATCTGAGTCGGTGTGTTACCTGCGTGTGTATGTACGTGTGTATCTGAGTcggtgtgttacctgtgtgtgtatgtacgtgTGTATCTGAGTcggtgtgttacctgtgtgtgtatgtacgtgTGTATCTGAGTCGGTGTGTTACCTGGCGTCCACCATTTTGGCGATGTCTGCTCCCAGACTATGTGGGCGGGGCAGAGTGCACAGGAAGTGAAGGTTAACAGGACTGAACGCTCGGATGATCCCATCAGAACAGCCACAGAAAATCAGGTCCTCAGTGACGGACAGACAGGTGGCCTGACAcacctgggggggggggggggggggggttagaaaCCATGTTGATACTTTGATTGCTCATGATTGTTGATGTTGGTGAGTGGGCGAGTGGGTGAGTAGTGGGTGAGTGGGTGAGTGGAGGGTGAGTGGGTGAGTGGGAGAGTAGAGGGTGAGTGGGTGAGTAGAGGGTGAGTGGGTGAGTGGGAGAGTAGAGGGTGAGTGGGTGAGTGGGAGAGTAGAGGGTGAGTGGGTGAGTAGAGGGTGAGTGGGTGAGTAGAGGGTGAGTGGGTGAGTGGGAGAGTAGAGGGTGAGTGGGTGAGTAGAGGGGGAGTGGTTGAGTGGGAGAGTAGAGGGTGAGTGGGTGAGTGGGTGGAGGTTGTCGTCAGTCGGACGCTCTGTTTGTGGCGTTGAGGTAAATTTGGAACAGAGTGACCTGCCCGTCAGCCAATCAGGTGCAGTGATGGTCATGAGTGTCATGTTGCCGTGTATGGACCAATGGAGTGAGAGGATAAGAGGAGTCAGTGCGTCCAGCTCGGAGGATTACAGAGAGGATCAGAGGAGTCAGTGCGTCCAGCCCAGAGGATTTCAGAGAGGATGTCTGGACCTGAACGAGACTACAAGCTGTTCACGCTCTTAGCTAGCCAGCATGCTAACAGATCtgagatgtgtttcctgttaggCTGGACGGACTGAGTCCTGCAGGACGGACTGAGTCCTGCAGGACGGACTGAGTCCTGCTGGACGGACTGAGTCCTGCTGAGACAGAGACTTACGGGGGCGGAGTCAACTCTCTGTTCAGGAAGCAggggaggaagcagaggaacttcacATTAAAGGTTTTGATAGGACAGAAATATGAATATACACCTGTAACCACGCCCACCAGTGATGTCACAGTTCATCATACATCACTGTACACTGTGACATCACTGGTGGGCGTGGTTTGATATCCaacattaaataaacatgtgGACGCAGAGTTCATCCTCATGGTGGCGCTCTCCATCAACAATCATTCACACCTATCAGACAGGAAACAAGCACAGACTCACCCGAAGCTCCACCCACTTATCCAGGAGCCGGCGGTCGTTGAACTCACAGAGCAGACCCGACGTAGTGATGCAGAAGGTGGAGGACACCTGTCGGCCCCGCCCACACGCCACGTCACTGAAAAAATTATTCCTGAGCTCTCCCAGCAGCCCTGAACGCCCCATCAGGGGGACTGTAGCATTCAcctgggggggtgggggggagagaggggagagaggggggagagaggggagagaggggagagaggggagagagaggggagagaggggggagagaggggagagaggggggagagagagagttagcaGCAGTAACATGATCTTCGTCTATtaggaggaaaaaacaaaacagagtctGGGGTTCAGGGTCTGGGGTTCAGGGTCAGGGGTTCACGGTCTGGGGTTCAGGGTCTGGGGTTCAGGGTCTGGGGTCCCCTGCTTTTAACAGCAGGGTCTGGGGTTCAGGGTCTGGTGTTCAGGGTCTGGTGTTCAGGGTCTGGGGTTCAGGGTCTCGGGTCCCCTGCTTTAAAGAGCAAGGTCTGGGGTTCAGGGTGAGGGGTTCTGGGTCTGGGGTTCAGGGTCTGGGGTTCAGGGTCTGGGGTTCAGGGTCTGAGGTCCCCTGCTTTAAAGAGCAGGGTCTGGGGTTCAGGGTCTGGGGTCCCCTGCTTTAAAGAGCAGGGTCTGGGGTTCAGGGTCTGGGGCTCGGGGTCTGGGGATCAGGGTCTGGGGTCCCCTGCTTTAAAGAGTAGGGTCTGGGGTTCAGGGTCCTGGGTTCAGGGTCCCGGGTTCAGGGTCTGGGGTCTGGGGTCCCGTGCTTTAAAGAGCAGGGTGTGGGGATTAGGGTCTGGGGTTCAGGGTCTGGGGTCTGGGGTCCCCTGCTTTAAATAGCAGGGTGTGGGGTTCAGGGTCAGGGGTTCTGGGTCTGGGGTTCAGGGTCTGGGGTTCAAGGTCTGAGGTCCCCTGCTTTAAAGAGCAGGGTCTGGGGTTCAGGGTCTGGGGTCCCCTGCTTTAAATAGCAGGGTGTGGGGTTCAGGGTCTGGGGTTTTGGGTCTGGGGTTCTGGGTCTTGGGTTCAGGTTCTGGGGTCCTCTGCTTTAGAGTTGAGAGCCCGAGGCAGAGTTGACGGattaacaaacaggaagttgtgaACCTTGGAGGTTTTGGCGTGGTCCAGGTACCAGAACTTGACGTGACGGTTGCCGGCGGTAACAAAGTATGAGCTGTCATCAGAGAAGGAGACGGCGGTGACCTTACTCGACACCTTATTGGCTGCTAGCAGGATGTTCTTCTGCAGAGACACACGAAGAAGAAGCGATGAcatcacacaggaaacacagttcAAGATTTAAAACaccgccaaaataaaagcactcaaACTGACAAGAACTACAGAGAcctcctcagactacagagaCCTCCTCAGACTAAAGAGACCTCCTCAGTCCTACAGAGACCTCCTCAGTCCTGCAGAGAcctcctcagactacagaccaCTGTTCACCTGTTGGTCTTCCCTGCCCCCTGCAGGGGGTCAGGAGGatcaggagaagagagagaggtagttACCTTCCAGTTCCAGACGTTGACCATCATGTCGTGTTGGAATCCCACGCTGACGATGAACTTCCCGTTTGGAGAAAAAGAAACGCACGCCACTCCATATTTAtgttcctgcagctctgccaccTGCACGTGCTCAGACGCATCCCAGACCCTGACGGCCGGCATGTGGCCGctctgaggaggagacagaggtcAGGGTGTTAGAGCTGCGCTGGACCCTGAGCTCTAACTGTCAGGCTCCTGATGTTTACACCCTGAGCTCTGACTGTCAGGCTCCTGATGTTTACACCCTGAGCTCTGACTGTCAGGAGCCTGATGTTTACACCCTGAGCTCTGACTGTCAGGATCATGATGTTTACACCCTGAGCTCTGACTGTCAGGCTCCTGATGTTTACACCCTGAGCTCTGACTGTCAGGCTCCTGATGTTTACACCCTGAGCTCTGACTGTCAGGATCATGATGTTTACACCCTGAGCTCTGACTGTCAGGCTCCTGATGTTTACACCCTGAGCTCTGACTGTCAGGCTCCTGATGTTTACACCCTGAGCTCTGACTGTCAGGAGCCTGATGTTTATACCCTGAGCTCTGACTGTCAGGCTCCTAATGTTTACACCCTGAGCTCTGACTGTCAGGATCATGATGTTTACACCCTG containing:
- the LOC117809145 gene encoding mitogen-activated protein kinase-binding protein 1-like produces the protein MTAEGSGTIRSRIKNLLRAPSIKLRGRSGRSGTARQRDQLSDKVKLEKVLGISAPGNRALACDPQTGLLAYPAGCVVVLLNPRRNSQRHIFNTSRKAITTLAFSPDGKYVVTGESGHMPAVRVWDASEHVQVAELQEHKYGVACVSFSPNGKFIVSVGFQHDMMVNVWNWKKNILLAANKVSSKVTAVSFSDDSSYFVTAGNRHVKFWYLDHAKTSKVNATVPLMGRSGLLGELRNNFFSDVACGRGRQVSSTFCITTSGLLCEFNDRRLLDKWVELRRVDSAPVCQATCLSVTEDLIFCGCSDGIIRAFSPVNLHFLCTLPRPHSLGADIAKMVDASQLFSCRQEARYPDTVALTFDPSSGRLSCVYNDHSVYVWDVRDLRDPRRAGKLYSALYHSSCVWSLEVYPEGGGRKGEGHLLPGLFLSCSSDNTVRLWNLDGNNAPNKNILSQ